The genomic interval tgagcacctagagcctgtgctccacagcaagaaaagccaccacaatgagaagcccatgcactgcaactagagaaagcctgtgtgcagcaatgaagacccagtgcagccaaaattaaattaaaaaaggaaaaaggatggGAGAGCAGTAAGAGCAGGCCAGGACACTTCCAGGGCTCTCAAGGCTTTGCCACAGCTATCATTCAGGAGcccaccagcccccaccccccagggcatGGGCTCTGGACTCCACTGACCCagaccccttctccagggacagaCATGGAGTGTATGggacaccccccgcccccagcaatCACACCGTGGGGAAGAGAGTGGTACCCCAAGGACCCCACAGACTTGCACCTTCTATTCAACCTTTATTTGCAAATTCTGCGCAGAGGAGGAGGTGCCCGAGAGGAGACTCTGGACAGTGTCGTctgctctgtctctccctccctccagacTCTTGGGACAGGGAAGGGATATCGGCCTCCCGCCTggttccccacctccccacccacacCACCCAAACTATGCAATgagacttctctctctctctctctgaccttgACTTGCCAAGTCCAGGGTGCAGGATCCCACGTGGCCACCCCTGGCCTGTGCCTCCGAGGCTGCCAAGGCCTTCCCGGGGCAGGTTCCTATGGGGCGCCAGTCTGGACAGTAGGATGGGGGTGCCCACCAGGGCTTGAGCAGAGGTGCATGCTGGCTGTCCTTGTCAGCCGGTTCTGGGTTCCAGCCTGCTGCGGGGTCTGGAGTGGTGACTGGAGTGGTCCCCTGTCCTAGGGGGTCCCATCCATGGCAGCAGGCAGCCCATGAGCAGAACATGGCAGAGGAGGGGGCTCCCAAATGCCATGGCCAGCAGGGACAGCACCACAGCCTGGGCTGGGCCATGGTGGCAGGGGCGGGCAGTTGCCATGGACTGGGAATGGCCCTCAGGGGGGTAGGGTCCCGAGCAAGAGCCCTGCTGCTCGTCCAGCATGGACTGCGGAGGGCAGGCAGTGCAGTCCAGCGGGGAGCTGCCTCGGCAGGTGTAACAGGACGAGTGGCAGCTGGAGCAGACCTGCATGGCAGGCGCAGCTGAGCGCCCGGGTCCCGCGGTCACCGCCTGCTGGGTGTGGTTGAAGTATCTTGGCGGGCAGTAGGCGAGGCAAAGGTGGCCCAGGATGTAGGCGGGGCTGTGGCACTCTGCATGAGGGACAGACACGTCCATGGGGCTGTGAGGCTGAGACCTGCCACCCCAGCCTGCCCGCCCCTTCACCCCAGGCTGCACACGCACACTGCCCCTGCTGCCACCTCCCGGCAAATGGGCCATGCCGCGCCGGGCACTCACCCTGGCACAGCCCCTCTGTGTCCCTCTGCACGCACGCGTTGCTGGTCACCTGGGGGCCAGAGGGCCGCGCCGTCATGTCCTCAGCCGTCCCATAGAGCAGCAGCGTGTAGCGGTACAGCGTCCCTGGGCAGGGGTTGTAGTGGgcatggggaggagggggagaggctgTCGGCAGCCTGGTCCTGCCATTACGGGCCCCCCACCCTGCCACCCACACCCCATCCTGGAACCCTGGACACAGACAGTGCAGAGTTGTTCAGTACCCTCTGTGGGCTCAGAACCAGACACCTGCTGTGTGCTGGTAAGTGAGCACCTACTTCGTGCCAGTCCTGCCTGCTCAGTCTCTCCCAGGAGACCAGTGGGAGCCCTGTGAGGTAGGGGGGCAGCTAAAGAGGCCACGGGCTCCAGTCTGCAAGGTGGGTAGGGGTGGAGCCCCAGCCAGCACCCGGCTGGACCTCACCTGTGTTGAAATAGTAGCCCTTGTTCTCCAGGCCCAGGATCCACAAGCCCCGTGGGTCTTCGTCCCAGAAGTGGGTGGACATGAAGATCCAGTTGTTGTAGCCTTGACTGCTGACGTCAAAGGGCCTGGGACAGACAGGTGAGGGGGGGTTCATAACCAGAGTCCTGACCGGCACGGCCAATGTGGACAGGGCTGGGGTCCAGCTTGCCTGACCCCGGGGTGCTCAGGCTCCTCCACATGGGGGCACCCAGAAAGGAGGGAGAGTTTGCACCTAGGGCCAGCCTCTGCCTCTGCACCTGATGGCCACAAGGGTGGAGCGGGTGCCCATGGGGCTGGTGAGGGAGATCTCCAGGTCCCCACGGCGGCTGTAGGACAGGGACAGCTGCACCTGCACGTGCTCCAGCGAACGGATGGAGTTGGCGTCGCCGGCGCAGGCCGACACATTCTTCCTCACGCGCATGACTGgcaggatggggctgggggccagggccTCTCCTGCTGGCCTGCTGGTGGGGGGCCAGGCAGAGTTTGGGCTCAGATCCTGAAGCCTACCCTCCCTCTCCTTGTTCAGACGGGCACGCCTCCCTGTGTCCACTCCCCAGGTAGCAACGGGAGGTGTAGGGAGAAGGCAGGTACAGAAGCAGGtggaggagggctgggggaggtggcaggtggggggagggagagataGGTGAGATGGCAGGAGGGAGAACAGCTGTGGGGAGGTAGGCACAAAGGCTGAGGATGCAGGCGTCCTGCGGGCAGAGGGGCGCGCTCACGTGCGGGTATGCACGATATGAATGACACATTTCTTCTGGGGCTGCGTAGGCAGCCAAGAGCGAGCCATGCCCACCAGCAGCGCAGCGTCCAGCAGCCCGTAGCCATAGTGGTGGCTCACTGCAGGGGGAGGGGCCGGCGGTCATGGCCCTGTGAGTGAGGTGGCCccatccccccaaccccccacccccgttGGGCCCTGCCGCACCTCGGCGCCCAGCGCCGTTGGTCCTCCAGTCCTCCGCCTGCAGCTGCGCGGGCCTGGACGCTCGGACCACCAAATGCTGCATGTCCCTCCACGTCAAGAGTGGGCTGCGAGTGGGCGAGGGTGGGTGAGCCAGGGCCACGCTGTGGGGCACGGGCAGCTGGCGGGACCCCACCGTCACCTACTTGGCCTCCAGAGCCAG from Dama dama isolate Ldn47 chromosome 9, ASM3311817v1, whole genome shotgun sequence carries:
- the PCSK4 gene encoding proprotein convertase subtilisin/kexin type 4 isoform X5 translates to MSAAGQCGCPRVTRRSIAWRIFPDGQYFHLRHRGVVQQSLTPHWGHRLRLKKDPKVQWFQQQTLQRRVKRSLVVPTDPWFSKQWYMNNEMQSDLNILQVWSQGLSGQGVVVSVLDDGIEKDHPDLWANYDPLASYDFNDYDPDPQPRYTPSDENRHGTRCAGEVAAMANNRFCGAGVAYNTRIGGVRMLDGTITDVIEAQSLSLQPQHIHIYSASWGPEDDGRTVDGPGILTREAFRRGVTKGRGGLGTLFIWASGNGGLHYDNCNCDGYTNSIHTLSVGSTTQQGHVPWYSEACASTLTTTYSSGVATDPQIVTTDLHHQCTDKHTGTSASAPLAAGMIALALEANPLLTWRDMQHLVVRASRPAQLQAEDWRTNGAGRRVSHHYGYGLLDAALLVGMARSWLPTQPQKKCVIHIVHTRTRPAGEALAPSPILPVMRVRKNVSACAGDANSIRSLEHVQVQLSLSYSRRGDLEISLTSPMGTRSTLVAIRPFDVSSQGYNNWIFMSTHFWDEDPRGLWILGLENKGYYFNTGTLYRYTLLLYGTAEDMTARPSGPQVTSNACVQRDTEGLCQECHSPAYILGHLCLAYCPPRYFNHTQQAVTAGPGRSAAPAMQVCSSCHSSCYTCRGSSPLDCTACPPQSMLDEQQGSCSGPYPPEGHSQSMATARPCHHGPAQAVVLSLLAMAFGSPLLCHVLLMGCLLPWMGPPRTGDHSSHHSRPRSRLEPRTG
- the PCSK4 gene encoding proprotein convertase subtilisin/kexin type 4 isoform X3, with protein sequence MRPARTALCLHLTLALGLALVGPMAVGWASARAPIYVSSWAVRVSQGYQEVDRLARKFGFVNFGQVGGTQIDGRRREDIFPDGQYFHLRHRGVVQQSLTPHWGHRLRLKKDPKVQWFQQQTLQRRVKRSLVVPTDPWFSKQWYMVWSQGLSGQGVVVSVLDDGIEKDHPDLWANYDPLASYDFNDYDPDPQPRYTPSDENRHGTRCAGEVAAMANNRFCGAGVAYNTRIGGVRMLDGTITDVIEAQSLSLQPQHIHIYSASWGPEDDGRTVDGPGILTREAFRRGVTKGRGGLGTLFIWASGNGGLHYDNCNCDGYTNSIHTLSVGSTTQQGHVPWYSEACASTLTTTYSSGVATDPQIVTTDLHHQCTDKHTGTSASAPLAAGMIALALEANPLLTWRDMQHLVVRASRPAQLQAEDWRTNGAGRRVSHHYGYGLLDAALLVGMARSWLPTQPQKKCVIHIVHTRTRPAGEALAPSPILPVMRVRKNVSACAGDANSIRSLEHVQVQLSLSYSRRGDLEISLTSPMGTRSTLVAIRPFDVSSQGYNNWIFMSTHFWDEDPRGLWILGLENKGYYFNTGTLYRYTLLLYGTAEDMTARPSGPQVTSNACVQRDTEGLCQECHSPAYILGHLCLAYCPPRYFNHTQQAVTAGPGRSAAPAMQVCSSCHSSCYTCRGSSPLDCTACPPQSMLDEQQGSCSGPYPPEGHSQSMATARPCHHGPAQAVVLSLLAMAFGSPLLCHVLLMGCLLPWMGPPRTGDHSSHHSRPRSRLEPRTG
- the PCSK4 gene encoding proprotein convertase subtilisin/kexin type 4 isoform X4 — encoded protein: MRPARTALCLHLTLALGLALVGPMAVGWASARAPIYVSSWAVRVSQGYQEVDRLARKFGFVNFGQIFPDGQYFHLRHRGVVQQSLTPHWGHRLRLKKDPKVQWFQQQTLQRRVKRSLVVPTDPWFSKQWYMNNEMQSDLNILQVWSQGLSGQGVVVSVLDDGIEKDHPDLWANYDPLASYDFNDYDPDPQPRYTPSDENRHGTRCAGEVAAMANNRFCGAGVAYNTRIGGVRMLDGTITDVIEAQSLSLQPQHIHIYSASWGPEDDGRTVDGPGILTREAFRRGVTKGRGGLGTLFIWASGNGGLHYDNCNCDGYTNSIHTLSVGSTTQQGHVPWYSEACASTLTTTYSSGVATDPQIVTTDLHHQCTDKHTGTSASAPLAAGMIALALEANPLLTWRDMQHLVVRASRPAQLQAEDWRTNGAGRRVSHHYGYGLLDAALLVGMARSWLPTQPQKKCVIHIVHTRTRPAGEALAPSPILPVMRVRKNVSACAGDANSIRSLEHVQVQLSLSYSRRGDLEISLTSPMGTRSTLVAIRPFDVSSQGYNNWIFMSTHFWDEDPRGLWILGLENKGYYFNTGTLYRYTLLLYGTAEDMTARPSGPQVTSNACVQRDTEGLCQECHSPAYILGHLCLAYCPPRYFNHTQQAVTAGPGRSAAPAMQVCSSCHSSCYTCRGSSPLDCTACPPQSMLDEQQGSCSGPYPPEGHSQSMATARPCHHGPAQAVVLSLLAMAFGSPLLCHVLLMGCLLPWMGPPRTGDHSSHHSRPRSRLEPRTG